In Thermodesulfobacteriota bacterium, the DNA window GGGCCGGCCGGCTCCGGCCCCGCCATCTCTCGTACCAGACTCGCCGGGCGGGTGTAAAGGTGGACAGGCAGGGGGAGCGATGGCTTCGCACTTTGTTTTTTGGTTGACAGCCGCGCCGCGGCGGCCGTATAAGGGCCGACTTCCTTTTCTTCCGGCCGGCCGCACCGCAGCAAACCGGCCGCCGGCGGAGACGGGGGGTGAGGAGACTTCACGAGGAGCAGAGGATCCATGATCACAGAAATCTCGCGCATCCGAAACATCGGCATCTCGGCCCACATCGACTCCGGCAAGACCACGCTGAGCGAGCGCATCCTGTTCTACACCCAGCGGATCCACGCGATCCACGAGGTCAAGGGCAAGGACGGCGCGGGCGCGACGATGGACTTCATGGAGCTGGAGAAGGAGCGGGGCATCACCATCCAGTCCGCCGCCACCTTCTGCGAGTGGGGGGACCACTTCATCAACGTCATCGACACCCCCGGCCACGTGGACTTCACCATCGAGGTGGAGCGGGCCCTGCGGGTGCTCGACGGGGCCATCCTGGTCCTGTGCGCGGTGGGCGGGGTCCAGTCCCAGTCCATCACGGTGGACCGGCAGATGAACCGCTACAAGGTGCCGCGCATCGCCTTCATCAACAAGTGCGACCGCACCGGCGCCAACCCCGAGCGGGTGCTCCAGCAGCTGCGCGAGAAGCTCAAGCTCAACGCCGTCTTCCTGGAGATCCCCATCGGTCTCGAAGCCGACCTGAAGGGGGTGGTGGACCTGGTGAAGATGCAGGCCGTCTACTTCGACGGCGACAACGGCGAGAATCTGCGCTACGGGGAGATCCCCGCTTCCCTGGCCGAGCAGGCGGCCAAGCGTCGCGAAGAGCTCCTGGACGCGGCCAGCATGTTTTCCGACGAGCTCATGGAGGCGGTGCTCGAGGGCGCGGCCACCGAGGAGCTCATCCACGCCGCGATCCGCGCGGGGACCCTGCGCCGGGAGCTCACCCCGGTCTTCCTGGGCTCGGCCTACAAGAACAAGGGCGTCCAGATCCTGCTGGACGGTGTCCTCCGGTACCTTCCCTGCCCCAGCGACGTGGAGAACGTGGCCCTGGACACCGAGGCCGGCGAGGCCCCGGTCACCCTCGTCTCCGACCCGAAGAAGCCCACGGTGGCGCTTGCCTTCAAGCTGGAGGACGGCCGTTACGGGCAGCTCTCCTACGTGCGGGTCTACCAGGGGGCCATCCACAAGGGCGACACCCTCATCAACGCCCGCACCGGGAAGAAGTTCAAGGTGGGCCGGCTCGTGCGGATGCACGCGGCGGAGATGGAGGAGATCGAGGCGTCAAACTCGGGCGACATCG includes these proteins:
- the fusA gene encoding elongation factor G, yielding MITEISRIRNIGISAHIDSGKTTLSERILFYTQRIHAIHEVKGKDGAGATMDFMELEKERGITIQSAATFCEWGDHFINVIDTPGHVDFTIEVERALRVLDGAILVLCAVGGVQSQSITVDRQMNRYKVPRIAFINKCDRTGANPERVLQQLREKLKLNAVFLEIPIGLEADLKGVVDLVKMQAVYFDGDNGENLRYGEIPASLAEQAAKRREELLDAASMFSDELMEAVLEGAATEELIHAAIRAGTLRRELTPVFLGSAYKNKGVQILLDGVLRYLPCPSDVENVALDTEAGEAPVTLVSDPKKPTVALAFKLEDGRYGQLSYVRVYQGAIHKGDTLINARTGKKFKVGRLVRMHAAEMEEIEASNSGDIVAMFGIDCASGDTFCSESLRVSMTSMYVPEPVISLAVVPKDNKSQVNMSKALNRFTKEDPTFRTFVDAESGETIIQGMGELHLEVYVERMKREYSAEVTTGQPQVAYRETVSQRAEFNYTHKKQTGGSGQYGRVAGFMEPLDEVGDYQFVDKIVGGVIPREFISSCDKGFKACLKKGSLIGAPVTGVRLTINDGAAHSVDSSDMAFQQAAIGAFRDAYSRARPIILEPIMKVVVETPSEFQGQVLGTLNQRRGIIVGTSEDGVYSVVEAEVPLAEMFGYSTGLRSSTQGKAEFTMEFAKYRPVPQSVSEELKKKHQEELKKQSAA